A single region of the Changchengzhania lutea genome encodes:
- a CDS encoding T9SS type B sorting domain-containing protein translates to MTFRAYIILIVLLLSKCIYSQVINVDGSIGVQPLIENNLVDGCVEITNITSSINGSVDGLSSFAYFEKGNSNFPFESGIMLSSGNAPSGGNNPNVNALDEGTTNWGTDPDLEAVLGITGTVNATSIEFDFVSISNQVQFNYLFASEEYFDLNPCSISDSFVFLIKETGSAAPYQNLAVVPGTNIPVNTRTIHNDLSPACAAENEAYFDGYNIGDTNYNGRTTVLSAGTTIVPYVQYHIKLVIADENGTIKDSAVFIEGNSFKNIDLGEDILTCDPSVPLDADIQNPLASYAWYLDGVLIPGENNATLDAEENGTYRVEVTVPLNNSDCTEIDEINVVVSFEEPMPTISDYLLCDDPSADQTEVFNLATKDGEISPIIPFTNGSFTYHPSETDARNNTNSITTPYPNVTNPQSIFVRVDDLDSDCFTYTSFDLIVNQVPIVTAPSPLEICDGDDLQDGYTLIDLTQKDVEVTSGSANLVVTYHYTQADADTGLNPIVSPYVNTNTPSDTVYIRVLDTQTGCFNTTSLVVDITNSPDVNRDVQFIDACDEDQDGFAAFDLTQVIADILQGLTGVTRTFHETFTDAQTGDNPIANETNYQNINLNQQTVYLRILDDVTGCASVVPFEIHTNLLLTGTDTGDFALCDTNDDENDTLKFNLNTVELFIANELPNIEVTFYEEEEDRDNEVNPVDKTQLYEATSPTTLYISITNGACTEVSEIRLIVNPILLFNPVDPVPYCDNDEDGIVNIDFTLLDDRITNGNTNFEVRYYPTQIDAENDTNQYPPSYENSDPLEPVFAKIVNLDTGCSTINSFQIEIIPAPAAISPTPIFICDDDQDGVSTINLEDKLFEIVSTTSNVNIDFYTSFINAETETDPIPNPTTYIANTQDIFVRVENDDTLKCFNIVTLNIFVNTLPQFDTISNFQICQNTGSNVADFLLVEKDTEILNDQTGKEVYYFENESDALNGNLSNAIDKNENYRNTSSPQTIYVRAENTTDSGCFNTTSFILQVSPDPVYNNPTPFFVCDDSSNDGVSVFDFNEKIAEIEAGSTDLLNISFHETLSKAENNLDALDTTYTNITNPQTVYVRIESDDSLCYVVEELDINIIAAPDITEASPLVLCDDGYDGSVSFNLENADFQILDRIQTNLSVHYYTNFEDINQEDGLDNTNQIPDPTNYISNSATVWIKVLQNQSSCFSVIPLELQVNLPPEFNAISTIPICDNDTNTFDLNEINPLIVDDLSVVNISYHDTQTDADDNINPLANTYNYTTNNHIIFIRIAYAETGCPITTSFNLVINENPIANQPPDLTDCDDNFDGALEFDLSVNSNAVIGSQTENLSVTYYSSFNNAFDAENPLSNSHAAFNGENVFVRIENNDTGCFDITDFTIFVDPLPVIPINDIVPLCLNDLPLIINADTGILGETYSWSTTVNPRVDNSTLSEIQIEPTELGEYSITVTSPEGCQFTKNFTVIDSEEATINFTTTVDFADPNSITVDVSGIGDYVFILDDGEPQTSNVFENVTFGLHNITIRDLNGCKDIIEEVVVIDVPKFVTPNNDGAYDRWHIVGIEQLPGTVVYIYDRYGKLLKTLPSTSMGWDGTFNGYNMPADDYWFLAKVKKDGTDFDVRGHFSLKR, encoded by the coding sequence ATGACATTTAGAGCTTATATTATTTTAATAGTGCTCCTTTTAAGCAAATGCATTTATTCGCAAGTTATAAATGTTGATGGTTCTATTGGTGTGCAGCCCCTAATAGAAAACAATCTGGTAGATGGCTGTGTGGAAATAACAAATATTACCTCATCAATAAACGGCTCTGTAGATGGGTTGTCAAGTTTCGCATATTTTGAGAAGGGAAACTCAAATTTCCCTTTTGAGAGCGGTATTATGTTATCAAGCGGAAACGCGCCTTCTGGAGGTAATAACCCCAATGTAAATGCTTTGGATGAAGGCACAACAAATTGGGGCACAGACCCAGATTTAGAGGCTGTCTTAGGCATAACTGGAACCGTAAATGCCACATCTATTGAATTTGATTTCGTATCAATTTCCAACCAAGTTCAGTTCAATTACCTCTTTGCCTCCGAAGAGTATTTCGATCTTAATCCCTGTAGTATTTCGGATAGTTTTGTGTTTCTTATTAAAGAAACTGGAAGTGCTGCACCCTATCAAAATTTGGCCGTTGTCCCTGGAACAAATATCCCAGTAAACACAAGAACTATTCACAACGATTTATCTCCAGCATGCGCAGCCGAAAACGAAGCCTATTTTGACGGTTATAATATTGGGGACACGAATTACAATGGAAGAACAACGGTGTTGTCAGCAGGAACGACCATTGTGCCGTACGTGCAGTATCATATTAAATTAGTGATTGCAGATGAAAACGGAACCATTAAAGATTCGGCTGTCTTTATTGAAGGAAATAGCTTTAAAAATATAGATTTAGGTGAAGACATTTTAACATGTGATCCTTCTGTGCCTCTAGATGCTGATATTCAAAACCCTTTAGCTTCATATGCATGGTATTTAGACGGTGTGCTCATTCCTGGAGAAAACAATGCCACTTTAGATGCTGAAGAAAACGGAACTTACCGTGTGGAGGTTACGGTGCCTCTTAATAATTCTGACTGTACAGAGATAGATGAAATTAATGTCGTGGTTAGTTTTGAAGAACCGATGCCCACAATTTCAGATTACTTATTATGTGATGATCCTAGCGCTGACCAAACTGAAGTTTTTAATTTAGCAACGAAAGATGGGGAAATCTCTCCTATCATTCCATTCACTAATGGTTCTTTTACTTATCACCCTTCAGAAACAGATGCAAGAAACAACACAAATAGTATAACGACACCTTATCCTAACGTAACCAATCCACAATCCATATTTGTAAGAGTAGATGATTTAGACAGCGACTGTTTTACCTATACGAGTTTTGATTTAATTGTAAATCAAGTGCCAATAGTTACCGCTCCCTCTCCCTTAGAAATATGCGACGGTGATGACTTACAGGATGGTTATACCTTAATAGATTTAACGCAAAAAGACGTAGAAGTTACAAGTGGATCTGCAAATTTAGTTGTTACCTATCATTATACACAAGCTGATGCAGACACGGGATTAAATCCTATTGTATCGCCCTATGTAAACACCAATACGCCATCAGATACGGTTTATATAAGAGTGCTTGATACTCAAACTGGCTGTTTTAATACAACGTCCCTAGTCGTTGACATCACTAATAGTCCAGATGTCAATAGAGATGTTCAATTTATAGATGCTTGTGATGAAGATCAAGACGGCTTCGCAGCATTTGATTTAACACAAGTCATAGCCGATATTTTACAAGGCCTAACTGGCGTAACCAGAACATTCCACGAAACGTTTACCGATGCGCAAACGGGTGATAATCCTATCGCGAACGAAACAAATTATCAAAATATAAACCTGAACCAGCAAACGGTATATTTAAGGATTTTAGATGATGTTACCGGTTGCGCTTCCGTTGTACCTTTTGAAATTCACACAAACTTATTACTTACCGGAACAGATACGGGTGATTTTGCGCTATGCGACACCAATGATGATGAAAACGATACCTTAAAATTTAATTTAAATACCGTTGAATTATTTATTGCGAATGAGCTTCCTAATATTGAGGTTACGTTTTACGAAGAGGAGGAAGATAGGGATAATGAGGTAAATCCTGTGGATAAAACACAGTTATATGAAGCAACAAGTCCTACTACTTTGTACATTTCCATAACCAATGGTGCTTGTACTGAAGTCTCTGAAATTAGATTAATAGTTAATCCCATTCTACTTTTCAATCCTGTAGACCCTGTGCCCTATTGTGATAATGATGAGGATGGCATTGTTAACATAGATTTCACTTTATTGGACGACCGTATAACAAATGGAAATACCAATTTTGAAGTGCGCTACTACCCCACACAAATAGATGCCGAAAATGACACAAACCAATACCCGCCATCTTATGAAAATTCTGATCCTCTAGAACCCGTATTTGCTAAAATCGTCAATTTAGATACGGGTTGCTCTACTATCAATTCTTTTCAAATTGAAATTATTCCAGCGCCTGCAGCTATATCGCCTACCCCAATATTTATATGTGATGATGACCAAGATGGAGTTTCAACTATCAATTTAGAAGATAAATTATTCGAAATAGTTTCAACAACATCCAATGTTAATATTGATTTCTACACATCGTTTATAAATGCCGAAACGGAGACTGACCCAATTCCTAATCCTACCACTTATATTGCCAATACACAAGATATTTTCGTGCGTGTTGAAAATGACGATACCTTGAAATGTTTTAATATCGTGACCTTAAATATTTTCGTAAATACCTTACCCCAATTTGATACCATTAGTAATTTTCAAATCTGTCAAAATACAGGCAGTAATGTCGCAGACTTTTTATTAGTTGAAAAAGATACTGAAATACTAAATGACCAAACTGGAAAAGAAGTCTATTATTTCGAAAATGAAAGCGATGCACTTAATGGTAATTTAAGTAATGCCATAGATAAAAACGAAAATTATAGAAATACATCAAGCCCTCAAACAATCTATGTTAGGGCTGAGAACACTACAGATTCTGGCTGTTTCAATACAACATCTTTCATATTACAAGTGTCGCCAGACCCTGTTTATAATAATCCCACACCATTTTTTGTTTGTGATGACAGTTCTAATGACGGGGTTAGTGTCTTTGATTTTAATGAAAAGATTGCTGAAATTGAAGCAGGATCAACTGATTTACTAAACATTTCGTTTCATGAAACCTTATCAAAAGCAGAAAACAATCTTGATGCTCTCGATACTACTTATACCAATATTACGAACCCACAGACCGTGTATGTGCGTATTGAAAGTGATGATTCGCTGTGTTATGTTGTAGAAGAATTGGATATCAATATTATTGCAGCACCAGATATTACAGAAGCATCACCACTTGTGCTGTGTGATGATGGTTATGACGGATCGGTGAGTTTCAACTTAGAAAATGCAGACTTTCAAATTCTTGATCGTATCCAAACAAACCTTAGCGTTCATTATTATACAAATTTTGAAGACATCAATCAAGAAGATGGTTTAGACAATACTAATCAAATTCCAGATCCAACAAATTATATATCTAATTCCGCCACAGTTTGGATTAAGGTACTTCAAAATCAGTCAAGTTGTTTTAGCGTTATCCCTTTGGAATTGCAAGTAAATCTGCCTCCAGAATTCAATGCCATAAGCACTATTCCTATTTGTGATAATGATACAAACACCTTCGATCTAAATGAAATAAATCCACTTATTGTCGATGATTTATCCGTGGTCAATATTTCTTATCATGACACACAAACTGATGCCGATGATAATATTAACCCATTGGCGAATACCTATAACTATACAACTAATAACCATATTATTTTTATTAGAATTGCCTATGCGGAAACAGGCTGTCCCATTACCACCTCTTTTAATCTGGTAATAAACGAAAATCCAATAGCAAACCAACCACCAGATTTAACTGATTGTGATGATAATTTCGATGGTGCGCTTGAGTTTGATTTATCGGTTAATTCAAATGCGGTCATTGGTTCTCAAACCGAAAATCTATCGGTTACTTATTACAGTAGTTTTAACAACGCTTTTGATGCTGAAAACCCACTAAGCAATTCGCACGCTGCATTTAACGGTGAAAATGTATTTGTTCGAATAGAAAATAATGACACGGGTTGTTTTGATATTACTGATTTCACCATTTTTGTAGACCCGCTGCCAGTGATACCTATTAATGATATAGTCCCGTTATGTCTTAATGATTTGCCACTAATTATAAATGCTGATACAGGTATCCTTGGAGAAACTTACTCGTGGTCTACAACTGTTAATCCTAGAGTAGATAATTCCACATTGTCAGAAATACAAATAGAACCTACAGAATTGGGTGAATATTCTATTACCGTGACATCACCAGAAGGCTGTCAATTCACTAAAAATTTTACGGTCATTGACTCTGAAGAGGCAACCATTAATTTTACAACTACTGTCGATTTCGCAGACCCAAATAGTATCACTGTGGATGTAAGTGGCATTGGTGATTATGTGTTTATTCTTGACGATGGGGAACCACAAACATCCAATGTATTTGAGAATGTCACCTTCGGTCTACATAACATAACTATCAGGGATTTAAATGGCTGTAAGGATATTATTGAAGAAGTAGTGGTTATTGATGTGCCTAAATTTGTAACCCCGAATAATGATGGTGCTTATGATAGGTGGCATATTGTTGGTATAGAGCAACTCCCAGGCACGGTTGTTTATATATATGATAGATATGGCAAGCTCCTCAAAACCTTGCCTTCTACTTCAATGGGTTGGGACGGTACCTTCAATGGCTATAATATGCCAGCTGATGATTATTGGTTTCTCGCAAAAGTTAAAAAAGACGGTACCGATTTTGATGTCAGAGGACATTTTTCACTAAAACGATAG
- the uvrB gene encoding excinuclease ABC subunit UvrB produces MRFKIQSEFKPTGDQPQAIKQLVEGLNVQEKYQTLLGVTGSGKTFTVANVIEDVQKPTLVLAHNKTLAAQLYSEFKQFFPDNAVEYFVSYYDYYQPEAYIPVSGVYIEKDLSINEEIEKMRLSTTSSLLSGRRDVLVVASVSCLYGIGNPVEFQKNVISLERDQEISRTKLLHRLVQSLYSRTEGEFKHGNFRIKGDTVDIFPSYADDAFRVHFFGDEIEEIESFNIQTNQVVEKYDRLNIYPANMFVTSPDVLQGAIKDIQDDLVEQHDYFKDIGKHIEAKRLKERTEFDLEMIRELGYCSGIENYSRYLDGRLPGTRPFCLLDYFPDDYLMVVDESHVTISQVHAMYGGDRSRKENLVEYGFRLPAAMDNRPLKFEEFEALQNQVIYVSATPADYELEKSDGVYVEQVIRPTGLLDPIIEVRPSLNQIDDLIEEIQLRVEKDERTLVTTLTKRMAEELTKYLDRIQIRCRYIHSDVDTLERVEIMQDLRKGLFDVLVGVNLLREGLDLPEVSLVAILDADKEGFLRSNRSLTQTVGRAARNLNGKAIMYADKITKSMQKTIDETEYRREKQIAYNTKHNLKPKALNKSLDNALSKNSVSTYSYALEALKAAEPESEYLSKPELEKKIREKRKLMEEAAKALDFIIAAQLRDDIKSYQNKLEKLKV; encoded by the coding sequence ATGCGATTTAAAATTCAATCAGAATTCAAGCCCACTGGTGATCAGCCGCAGGCTATAAAACAACTTGTAGAAGGCTTAAACGTTCAAGAGAAATACCAGACCTTACTTGGTGTTACGGGCTCGGGTAAAACGTTTACTGTAGCCAACGTTATTGAGGATGTTCAAAAACCAACATTGGTTTTAGCCCATAACAAAACGCTGGCAGCCCAACTATATTCAGAATTTAAGCAGTTCTTCCCCGATAACGCCGTTGAATATTTCGTATCCTATTACGACTATTATCAACCAGAAGCCTACATTCCTGTATCTGGAGTTTATATTGAAAAAGACCTCTCTATAAATGAAGAAATAGAAAAAATGCGATTGAGCACCACCTCGTCCTTATTATCGGGACGTCGTGATGTATTGGTGGTAGCGTCGGTATCCTGCTTATACGGTATTGGAAATCCAGTTGAATTTCAAAAAAATGTCATCTCCTTAGAACGTGACCAAGAAATATCCAGAACCAAGCTATTGCATAGACTCGTGCAAAGTTTATATTCTAGAACAGAAGGGGAATTTAAACATGGAAATTTTAGAATCAAAGGCGATACGGTCGATATTTTCCCAAGTTATGCAGATGATGCCTTTAGGGTTCATTTTTTTGGTGATGAGATCGAAGAAATCGAATCTTTTAATATTCAAACCAATCAAGTTGTCGAAAAATACGACCGCCTAAATATCTATCCCGCCAATATGTTTGTTACCTCTCCAGATGTGCTTCAAGGAGCTATTAAAGACATACAAGATGATTTGGTGGAGCAACATGATTATTTTAAAGATATTGGTAAGCACATAGAAGCAAAAAGGCTGAAAGAGCGCACCGAATTTGATTTAGAGATGATTCGTGAATTAGGTTACTGTTCTGGTATTGAAAACTATTCGCGCTATTTAGATGGTAGATTACCAGGTACCAGACCCTTTTGTTTACTCGATTATTTTCCTGATGATTATCTAATGGTGGTAGATGAAAGCCACGTGACCATTTCTCAGGTTCATGCCATGTATGGCGGGGATAGAAGCAGAAAGGAAAATTTAGTGGAGTACGGATTTAGACTTCCCGCGGCTATGGATAATAGACCCTTAAAGTTTGAAGAATTTGAAGCCTTACAAAATCAGGTGATTTATGTCAGTGCCACACCTGCAGATTATGAATTGGAAAAATCGGACGGGGTTTATGTGGAGCAGGTCATTCGGCCAACAGGTTTACTAGATCCTATTATTGAAGTTCGACCTAGTCTAAATCAAATAGATGATTTAATTGAAGAAATTCAGCTACGCGTTGAAAAGGACGAACGTACCTTAGTGACGACATTAACCAAGCGGATGGCCGAAGAACTCACTAAATATTTGGATAGAATTCAAATTCGTTGCAGATATATCCATAGTGATGTAGATACCTTGGAGCGCGTTGAAATTATGCAGGATTTGCGTAAAGGTTTATTTGATGTATTGGTCGGTGTGAATTTATTGCGTGAAGGTTTAGATTTACCAGAAGTCTCTTTAGTGGCCATTTTAGATGCAGATAAGGAAGGTTTTCTAAGATCAAACAGATCGTTGACACAAACCGTGGGTAGAGCTGCAAGAAACTTAAATGGAAAGGCAATTATGTATGCGGATAAAATAACCAAAAGCATGCAAAAAACGATAGATGAAACGGAATACAGACGGGAAAAACAAATAGCATATAACACCAAGCATAACTTAAAACCAAAGGCTTTAAATAAAAGTTTAGATAATGCGCTGTCCAAAAACTCGGTGAGTACATATAGTTACGCATTGGAAGCATTGAAGGCTGCTGAACCAGAAAGTGAATACTTATCAAAACCAGAGTTAGAGAAAAAAATACGGGAGAAGCGTAAACTTATGGAAGAAGCCGCCAAAGCTTTAGATTTTATTATCGCTGCCCAGTTGCGCGATGATATTAAAAGCTATCAGAATAAGCTAGAAAAGCTAAAAGTATAA
- a CDS encoding TerB family tellurite resistance protein has protein sequence MINRVEKLSLLSEMIAFAKYDKDIKNIEYHFLLGVAKQLDIAREDFDYLIEHPVTYTHLKSHSERIVQFHRLVLLMNIDSDSDNSSSGAIKLYNFGLRMGLSHESITKVLYLMESFPNKIVPPDVLIDIFKTQYN, from the coding sequence ATGATTAATAGAGTAGAAAAATTGAGCCTTTTATCTGAAATGATCGCTTTTGCGAAGTACGATAAGGATATAAAGAATATAGAATATCACTTCCTTTTGGGAGTGGCTAAGCAACTAGATATTGCACGCGAGGATTTTGATTATTTAATTGAACATCCTGTGACCTATACACATTTAAAATCTCACAGTGAACGTATTGTTCAATTTCATAGACTGGTCCTATTAATGAACATTGATAGTGACAGCGATAATTCATCATCTGGTGCTATAAAATTATATAATTTCGGACTGCGCATGGGGTTAAGCCATGAGTCTATTACCAAAGTTTTATACTTAATGGAAAGTTTCCCAAACAAAATTGTTCCTCCAGATGTATTAATAGATATTTTTAAAACACAATATAACTAA
- a CDS encoding DUF1456 family protein, translating into MTNNDILKKLRVALKLRDDDIVKILELVDFRISKSELGAFFRKEDHPKYMECGDQILRNFLNGLVIHLRGPMPKKQDKSKQKKSND; encoded by the coding sequence ATGACAAATAATGATATTTTAAAAAAATTAAGAGTTGCCTTAAAACTAAGAGATGATGATATTGTTAAGATCTTAGAGCTTGTTGATTTTAGAATTTCAAAAAGTGAACTCGGTGCGTTTTTTAGAAAAGAAGACCACCCAAAGTATATGGAATGTGGTGACCAAATACTAAGAAATTTTTTAAACGGTTTAGTGATCCACTTACGCGGACCGATGCCAAAAAAGCAGGACAAGTCAAAACAAAAAAAGAGCAACGATTAA
- the sucC gene encoding ADP-forming succinate--CoA ligase subunit beta, which translates to MNLHEYQGKEILSSFGVRIQRGIVAQNAYEAVAAAKQLTAETGTSWHVIKAQVHAGGRGKGGGVKLAKSLQEVEEIAGKIIGMNLITPQTSAEGKKVHQVLVAEDVYYPGETETEEYYMSVLLNRGTGRNMIMYSTEGGMDIETVAEETPHLIFNEEVDPSVGLMPFQARRIAFNLGLSGLAFKEMTKFVTNLYKAYVASDSSLFEINPVLKTSDNKIMAVDAKVTIDDNALYRHKNYVDLRDLREESAIEVEAGELGLNYVDLDGNVGCMVNGAGLAMATMDLIKQAGGEPANFLDVGGTADAARVEAAFKIILKDPAVKAILINIFGGIVRCDRVAQGVIDAYKNMGTINVPIIVRLQGTNADIAKELIDNSGLDVMSATEFQEAADKVQQVLG; encoded by the coding sequence ATGAATTTACACGAATATCAAGGTAAAGAAATTTTAAGCAGTTTTGGAGTGCGTATCCAACGTGGTATAGTGGCACAAAATGCTTACGAAGCAGTAGCAGCTGCAAAACAACTAACTGCAGAAACCGGAACAAGCTGGCATGTGATTAAAGCACAAGTTCATGCAGGTGGACGTGGAAAAGGTGGTGGTGTTAAGCTTGCTAAAAGCCTTCAAGAAGTTGAGGAAATTGCTGGTAAGATCATTGGAATGAACCTAATTACACCTCAAACTTCAGCTGAAGGGAAGAAAGTGCATCAGGTTTTAGTAGCTGAAGATGTATATTATCCAGGTGAAACTGAAACCGAAGAATATTATATGTCGGTTTTATTGAATCGTGGTACAGGTAGAAATATGATTATGTATTCTACTGAAGGAGGCATGGATATTGAAACAGTTGCTGAAGAGACGCCGCATTTGATATTTAATGAAGAAGTTGACCCGTCCGTCGGTTTGATGCCTTTTCAAGCAAGACGTATCGCTTTTAACTTAGGCTTGTCTGGTTTAGCTTTTAAAGAGATGACCAAATTCGTGACCAACTTATATAAAGCTTACGTAGCATCTGATTCTTCTTTATTCGAAATAAATCCTGTTTTAAAAACAAGTGATAATAAAATAATGGCTGTTGATGCCAAAGTAACTATTGATGATAATGCGCTTTACAGACATAAAAACTATGTCGATTTACGTGATTTACGTGAAGAGAGTGCTATCGAAGTTGAAGCTGGCGAGTTAGGTTTAAATTATGTAGACCTTGACGGAAACGTGGGCTGTATGGTAAATGGAGCAGGTTTAGCCATGGCAACAATGGATTTAATTAAACAAGCAGGAGGAGAGCCAGCCAACTTTTTAGATGTTGGAGGTACTGCTGATGCTGCCCGTGTAGAAGCGGCTTTTAAAATCATATTAAAAGATCCAGCTGTAAAAGCGATACTAATTAATATTTTTGGAGGCATTGTTCGTTGTGACCGTGTTGCTCAAGGCGTTATAGATGCTTATAAAAATATGGGAACTATAAATGTGCCAATCATAGTACGTTTACAAGGTACCAATGCAGATATCGCTAAAGAATTAATTGACAATTCTGGGTTGGATGTTATGAGTGCTACAGAGTTTCAAGAAGCTGCTGATAAAGTACAACAGGTTTTAGGTTAG
- the lysA gene encoding diaminopimelate decarboxylase yields the protein MNNSELLNIAKDFGSPLYVYDAEKIESQYKRLTNAFNNVKHLKINYAVKALSNISILKFFNALGSGIDTVSIQEVQLGLAAGFLAEQIIFTPNGVSLDEIEEAAELGVQINIDNLSILEQFGTKHPNVPVCIRINPHVMAGGNSNISVGHIDSKFGISIHQIPHLLRIVENTNMTINGIHMHTGSDILDIEVFLYASEILFDTAKQFKNLDFIDFGSGFKVPYKLGDIETNIEELGKKLSARFNAFCKEYGKELTLAFEPGKFLVSESGCFLTKVNVVKQTTSTVFAQVDSGFNHLIRPMLYGSHHDIVNISNPSGRERFYTVVGYICETDTFGNNRRINEINEGDTLCFKNAGAYCFSMASNYNSRYRPAEVLWYNKTAHLIRKRETFNDILQNQIAIDFSLKKEKC from the coding sequence ATGAACAATAGTGAATTATTAAACATAGCGAAAGATTTTGGTAGTCCGCTATACGTATATGATGCTGAAAAAATAGAAAGTCAATACAAGCGGCTAACAAATGCCTTTAACAATGTGAAGCATTTAAAAATAAATTACGCCGTTAAAGCGCTCTCTAATATATCTATTCTCAAATTTTTTAATGCGCTTGGTTCCGGTATTGATACAGTCTCTATTCAAGAGGTTCAGTTGGGTTTGGCAGCAGGTTTTTTAGCAGAGCAAATTATATTCACTCCCAATGGTGTATCATTAGATGAAATTGAAGAAGCTGCGGAATTAGGGGTTCAAATTAATATCGATAACCTCTCCATTTTGGAGCAATTTGGCACTAAACACCCTAATGTTCCTGTATGTATACGAATTAACCCACATGTTATGGCCGGTGGAAATAGCAATATTTCTGTAGGTCATATTGATTCAAAATTCGGTATCTCAATCCACCAAATCCCACATTTGCTTCGTATTGTTGAAAACACTAATATGACTATTAACGGCATTCATATGCACACCGGTAGTGACATATTGGATATTGAAGTCTTTCTATATGCCAGTGAAATCCTTTTTGATACTGCCAAACAATTCAAAAATTTAGATTTTATCGATTTTGGGTCTGGATTTAAGGTGCCCTATAAACTGGGAGACATAGAAACCAATATTGAAGAACTTGGTAAAAAATTAAGTGCACGCTTCAATGCCTTCTGTAAAGAATACGGAAAAGAACTAACGCTGGCTTTTGAACCGGGGAAATTTTTAGTGAGTGAATCTGGTTGTTTTTTAACAAAAGTGAATGTCGTAAAACAAACCACATCTACTGTTTTTGCACAAGTAGATTCTGGATTTAATCATTTAATAAGACCGATGCTTTATGGGTCTCACCATGATATTGTAAACATTTCAAACCCTAGTGGGCGAGAGCGTTTTTATACCGTTGTTGGATATATATGTGAAACCGATACCTTTGGCAATAACCGTCGTATCAATGAAATTAATGAAGGAGACACCTTATGCTTCAAAAATGCGGGAGCTTATTGTTTTTCAATGGCGAGTAATTATAATTCAAGATACCGGCCTGCGGAGGTGTTGTGGTATAATAAAACCGCACATTTAATTAGAAAAAGAGAAACCTTTAATGACATTTTACAAAATCAAATAGCTATTGATTTTTCATTAAAAAAAGAAAAATGTTAA
- a CDS encoding LytR/AlgR family response regulator transcription factor produces MIEPIKILIVEDEMIIAANMSLQLTTLGYNVIGIMPKGEDALSHIKQNQPDIILLDIHLRGDLTGIETAKIIQEDYKIPIIYVTANADEVHFNKAKTTNPYAFISKPFKKLDLQRAIELTINRIHSEKELDISSTDEKAPPFILSDCIFVRHHEKMVRVNIKDILYIEAERNYCRIYSKDKQYLLATTLKDIDSKLSHQHFLRVHRSFIVNISRIDEIATSHIVISRKAIPISSESKKQLLQHIQKV; encoded by the coding sequence ATGATCGAGCCCATTAAAATATTAATCGTGGAAGATGAGATGATCATTGCCGCAAATATGTCGCTACAACTAACAACTTTGGGTTATAATGTTATAGGCATTATGCCAAAAGGTGAAGATGCCTTATCTCATATAAAGCAAAACCAACCAGACATTATTCTATTGGACATCCATTTAAGAGGCGACCTTACTGGTATTGAGACAGCCAAAATAATACAGGAAGATTATAAAATCCCGATTATTTATGTAACAGCCAATGCGGATGAGGTTCATTTCAATAAAGCTAAAACGACTAACCCCTATGCCTTTATTTCCAAGCCTTTTAAAAAATTAGACTTACAACGGGCTATCGAATTAACGATAAATAGAATCCATTCTGAAAAAGAATTAGATATATCATCTACAGATGAAAAAGCACCTCCATTTATTTTAAGCGATTGTATTTTTGTACGCCATCATGAAAAAATGGTTCGCGTCAACATCAAGGATATTCTTTATATTGAGGCCGAGAGAAACTATTGTCGCATCTATTCTAAAGACAAACAATATTTGTTAGCCACCACACTTAAGGATATAGACAGCAAACTATCACATCAACATTTTTTAAGAGTGCATAGATCTTTTATAGTGAATATATCTCGTATTGATGAAATTGCAACGAGCCATATTGTTATTTCAAGAAAAGCTATTCCTATAAGTTCCGAATCAAAGAAACAGTTGCTACAACATATCCAAAAAGTATAA